The following are from one region of the Ptychodera flava strain L36383 chromosome 15, AS_Pfla_20210202, whole genome shotgun sequence genome:
- the LOC139150898 gene encoding uncharacterized protein, translating into MLCKIPAHKKLNKKDREIQVNYLIYRMGAEAEKILTRFKFDAEADANDYEKVLKKFDEHFVPRNNVVYERACFRRRVQKAGETVEAYVRDRYHIVNKCEYDDRDEQIRDQLIFGIQDKELSRKLQFKPNITVEKAVDMAMYSETVTHQVAAQGKVQALDEIAQKGKGKVWSGKIPRRSKKEENSRGACTRCDSKHEKGDCPAKGKQCNKCNKTGHFVAVCRKVSRKELGHYTAESSDEVGSVKKSLFLGELSSAGKRQGDWQVNLKINGKVMNFKIDTGADITVISEKAHKRIPKGAILKPQDIKLISPGGKPGIEINFFPW; encoded by the coding sequence ATGCTTTGCAAGATACCGGCTCATAAAAAGCTCAACAAAAAAGACAGAGAAATCCAGGTAAATTATCTTATCTACCGTATGGGAGCTGAGGCAGAGAAAATCCTCACGCgattcaaatttgatgcagaagCAGATGCAAATGACTATGAGAAAGTCTTGAAGAAATTTGATGAGCACTTTGTTCCCAGAAACAATGTCGTCTATGAAAGGGCATGTTTCCGCCGTCGTGTACAAAAGGCAGGGGAAACCGTGGAGGCATACGTGAGAGATCGTTACCATATAGTCAACAAATGTGAGTACGATGACAGGGATGAGCAAATCAGAGATCAGTTAATCTTTGGTATTCAGGATAAAGAACTGTCACGGAAACTACAGTTTAAACCCAACATAACGGTAGAAAAGGCTGTAGACATGGCAATGTATTCTGAAACAGTGACCCACCAAGTAGCAGCACAAGGAAAGGTCCAGGCTTTAGATGAAATTGCACAGAAAGGCAAAGGCAAAGTTTGGTCTGGTAAAATCCCCCGTAGAAGTAAAAAGGAGGAAAATTCCAGAGGTGCTTGCACTAGGTGTGACAGTAAACATGAGAAGGGTGATTGTCCAGCCAAAGGAAAGCAGTGTAATAAATGCAATAAAACGGGACACTTTGTGGCTGTCTGCAGAAAGGTGTCAAGGAAAGAGCTAGGTCACTATACCGCCGAAAGTAGTGATGAAGTTGGGTcagtaaaaaaatcactttttcttGGAGAACTTTCCAGTGCGGGAAAAAGACAGGGTGACTggcaggtaaatttaaagattaaTGGAAAAGTAATGAACTTCAAGATTGATACTGGAGCCGACATCACGGTCATCTCTGAAAAAGCACACAAACGCATTCCGAAGGGCGCAATTTTGAAACCCCAAGATATCAAACTTATCAGCCCAGGAGGTAAGCCAGGGATCGAAatcaacttttttccctggtag